From one Pecten maximus chromosome 8, xPecMax1.1, whole genome shotgun sequence genomic stretch:
- the LOC117333773 gene encoding uncharacterized protein LOC117333773 → MADARRCRPEDVKRTERDEMVFFDVKALAEKRAMNVENVYNITQLPPPSPDLTLGQIKRRNSKIKRVHQEEKKMSRQMEQRLQDISNIYRVAIPSMSDSYHRDSTRSSVSRLPPLSPTGGMISATHPQGQTRRTPANPELAKGSMFRATMAGRTRTSSSYREFVGRLSYLINQSREKMTKLYGNSNLSLVMEFLGKECPDHCVYLDSSPSDKMAAFRQQQFCISTTVRKILNNEAKKKRLSLLSSK, encoded by the coding sequence ATGGCAGACGCTAGACGGTGTCGACCAGAAGACGTTAAAAGGACGGAGCGGGATGAGATGGTGTTCTTCGATGTTAAGGCACTGGCAGAAAAGAGGGCCATGAATGTGGAGAATGTCTACAACATCACACAGCTCCCTCCCCCGTCGCCCGATCTCACTTTGGGGCAAATAAAACGGCGAAACTCTAAAATCAAACGAGTTCACCAAGAGGAAAAGAAAATGTCCAGACAGATGGAACAGCGCCTGCAGGACATTTCCAATATATATCGGGTTGCCATACCATCCATGTCTGACAGTTACCACCGTGATAGCACCAGAAGTTCTGTCAGTCGCCTGCCACCGTTGTCGCCGACTGGGGGAATGATATCGGCCACACATCCACAGGGCCAAACGCGCCGGACCCCTGCTAATCCAGAGCTAGCTAAGGGCTCCATGTTCCGCGCAACCATGGCGGGACGCACTCGCACGTCCAGTTCTTATCGGGAGTTCGTCGGTCGTCTGTCATATCTCATTAACCAGAGTCGAGAGAAGATGACCAAACTTTACGGAAACTCCAATCTGTCCCTAGTTATGGAGTTCCTCGGAAAGGAGTGTCCTGACCATTGCGTGTACCTCGACTCCAGTCCCAGTGACAAGATGGCGGCCTTCCGTCAGCAGCAGTTTTGTATAAGCACCACAGTCCGGAAAATACTCAACAACGAGGCCAAGAAAAAACGACTTTCACTTTTGTCTTCAAAGTAG
- the LOC117333530 gene encoding WD repeat-containing protein 38-like, with protein MQRVERPRSGMSTTSGYGDHVQQHEHTKAGPYLDGNLKLLETIECSNGILCCRFNHDGSLLAIGLCDGSIKIHDAVNSRLLYSLSDEDTQRMRLPVTQIRFRIFGDTDKVEYQNMLIATYASGIVKFWHYTSQACLHTIHETRHTLALALSPLGRRFITAGSDQQIHVYDEETKKKINTLEPSDSRDIMDGHRQRVYAAQYHPSTPHVFITGGWDNTVQYWDDRERHSVRHFNGPHICGDSLEIDADHNHILTGSWRKTNALQIWDFPSGKLIRNVPAEPLNDSLVYCCQWLGKDSIIAGSSGMHMARVIDRGTLNTTGQIVDLSQGVYCLDNDRQGHHPKIAIGSSHFIYLLRGEKKS; from the exons ATGCAACGAGTTGAACGGCCGCGCAGCGGAATGTCAACAACATCAGGGTACGGAGACCATGTCCAGCAACATGAACATACCAAAGCCGGTCCCTACCTTGATGGCAATCTCAAGTTGCTGGAAACGAT CGAGTGTTCAAACGGTATACTTTGTTGTCGCTTTAATCACGACGGATCTCTACTGGCCATTGGCCTCTGTGACGGCTCAATCAAA ATACACGATGCTGTAAATAGCAGACTGTTATATAGCCTCTCTGACGAGGACACTCAGAGAATGCGTCTCCCAGTCACACAGATACGATTTAGGATATTTGGAGACACTGACAAAGTGGAATATCAAAACATGCTCAtagctacat ATGCCTCTGGTATTGTGAAGTTCTGGCACTACACATCCCAGGCATGCCTGCACACCATACACGAAACACGACATACCCTAGCCCTCGCTCTTAGTCCACTTGGACGGCGATTCATTACAGCTGGCAGTGATCAACAAATCCATGTGTACGATGAGGAAACCAAGAAAAAGATCAACACTCTGGAGCCAAG TGACTCGAGAGATATAATGGACGGACATAGACAGCGGGTTTATGCAGCCCAATATCATCCGAGCACTCCTCATGTATTTATCACTGGGGGCTGGGACaacactgtacag TACTGGGATGACAGGGAAAGACATTCAGTGAG ACATTTCAATGGCCCACATATTTGTGGAGACTCCCTAGAAATTGATGCAGATCACAATCACATCTTGACCGGTTCCTGGAGGAAGACCAATGCTCTCCAG ATCTGGGACTTCCCTTCAGGAAAACTTATAAGGAATGTGCCCGCAGAACCACTCAATGACAGCCTG GTATACTGCTGTCAGTGGCTAGGGAAAGACAGTATCATTGCTGGTAGTTCTGGCATGCATATGGCCAGAGTGATTGACCGCGGGACACTGAAT ACAACTGGTCAGATTGTGGACCTTTCCCAGGGTGTTTACTGCCTGGACAATGACCGACAGGGTCACCACCCAAAGATCGCCATCGGCAGCAGTCACTTTATCTATCTTCTCCGAGGGGAGAAGAAAAGTTAA